One genomic window of Streptomyces sp. WP-1 includes the following:
- a CDS encoding RidA family protein — MTTERVNPPELAPPTGFSHAVVATGSTVVFLAGQTALDADGKITGDTLAEQFERALGNLLAALRAAGGTPADLARVTVYATDVAAYRAQARELGRLWRAAAGRDYPAMAVVQVVRLWDESALVELDGFAVLP; from the coding sequence GTGACCACCGAACGCGTCAACCCGCCCGAGCTGGCCCCGCCCACGGGGTTCTCGCACGCCGTCGTCGCGACCGGGTCCACGGTGGTGTTCCTCGCCGGGCAGACCGCGCTCGACGCCGACGGGAAGATCACCGGCGACACCCTGGCCGAGCAGTTCGAGCGGGCGCTGGGCAATCTGCTCGCCGCCCTGCGCGCGGCCGGCGGCACGCCCGCGGATCTGGCCCGGGTCACGGTGTACGCCACGGACGTCGCCGCGTACCGGGCGCAGGCACGGGAACTGGGGCGGCTGTGGCGCGCGGCGGCGGGCCGGGACTATCCGGCGATGGCCGTCGTTCAGGTCGTACGACTGTGGGACGAATCGGCGCTGGTGGAGCTGGACGGGTTCGCCGTACTGCCGTGA
- a CDS encoding acyl-CoA dehydrogenase family protein codes for MPAFSLEPERLAWCARLRALAAERLRPLADKGAPGRVNRPLLAELGQLGLLTKLFTSGALDLCLMRESLAQGCTEAETALALQGLGAHPVHAHGSPAQRERWLPRVAEGGAVAAFALSEPGAGSDAAALALAAEERGPGQWRLTGEKCWISNAPEADFYTVFARTAPRAGARGVTAFLVPADRPGLTGRALEMISPHPIGALDFDAVPVTSDDVLGEVGRGFAVAMGTLNLFRPSVGAFAVGMAQAALDATLAHTRQRQAFKGRLMDLQAVSHQVAEMALRTEAARLMVYAAASAYDEGAPDVPRRSAMAKLLATETAQYVVDTAVQLHGARALEHGHLLEHLYREVRAPRIYEGASEVQRGIIAKELYAAQDQEAR; via the coding sequence GTGCCCGCATTCTCACTCGAACCCGAGCGGCTGGCCTGGTGCGCGCGACTTCGGGCGCTCGCCGCCGAACGGCTGCGCCCGCTCGCCGACAAGGGCGCCCCCGGCCGTGTCAACCGGCCCCTGCTGGCCGAGCTGGGTCAACTCGGCCTGCTCACCAAGCTGTTCACATCCGGAGCGCTCGATCTGTGCCTGATGCGGGAGTCGTTGGCGCAGGGCTGTACGGAGGCGGAGACCGCGCTCGCCCTCCAGGGGCTCGGCGCCCACCCCGTGCACGCGCACGGCAGCCCGGCCCAGCGGGAGCGCTGGCTGCCCCGGGTCGCCGAGGGCGGCGCGGTCGCGGCCTTCGCGCTGAGCGAGCCCGGCGCCGGCTCGGACGCCGCCGCGCTGGCGCTCGCGGCCGAGGAGCGCGGACCGGGGCAGTGGCGTCTTACGGGGGAGAAGTGTTGGATCTCCAACGCGCCCGAGGCCGACTTCTACACCGTCTTCGCGCGCACCGCGCCCCGCGCCGGCGCCCGGGGCGTGACGGCGTTCCTCGTCCCCGCCGACCGGCCCGGACTCACCGGCCGCGCACTGGAGATGATCTCCCCGCACCCCATCGGCGCCCTCGACTTCGACGCGGTGCCCGTCACCTCCGACGACGTGCTCGGCGAGGTCGGCCGGGGCTTCGCCGTCGCGATGGGGACACTCAACCTCTTCCGGCCCAGCGTCGGGGCGTTCGCGGTCGGCATGGCGCAGGCCGCGCTGGACGCGACCCTCGCGCACACCCGTCAACGGCAGGCGTTCAAGGGCCGGTTGATGGATCTCCAGGCGGTGTCGCACCAGGTCGCGGAGATGGCGCTGCGCACCGAGGCGGCCCGGCTGATGGTGTACGCGGCGGCGAGCGCGTACGACGAGGGCGCGCCCGATGTGCCCCGCCGCTCCGCGATGGCCAAGCTGCTCGCGACGGAGACCGCGCAGTATGTCGTCGACACCGCCGTGCAGTTGCACGGCGCGCGCGCCCTCGAACACGGCCATCTGCTGGAACACCTCTACCGCGAGGTGCGGGCGCCGCGCATCTACGAGGGCGCCAGCGAGGTCCAGCGGGGCATCATCGCCAAGGAGTTGTACGCCGCTCAGGACCAGGAGGCCCGGTGA